One Polypterus senegalus isolate Bchr_013 unplaced genomic scaffold, ASM1683550v1 scaffold_6004, whole genome shotgun sequence genomic region harbors:
- the LOC120519520 gene encoding gastrula zinc finger protein XlCGF49.1-like has translation MKKSARGSENLTAAFFQCSSLPNAGVTQTVAIKTDRQQVEKEIQIHNGKKCLECGKQFMQKRDLNKHMKIHTGEKPICCPECGKPFSTSRHLQRHRKIHTGDKPHCCPECGKPFSTSSHLQSHRRIHTGEKPYCCLECGKQFSDKRSFQRHTKSHTGENPYCCSLCGNRFFKFSCFRVHLQTHTKDKVQYICSECGKCYAHHKSFYRHTKIHTEEKSFC, from the coding sequence ATGAAGAAATCAGCAAGAGGATCAGAGAACCTGACAGCAGCCTTTTTTCAGTGCAGTTCTCTCCCTAATGCTGGAGTAACACAGACAGTAGCCATCAAAACTGATCGACagcaagtggagaaagaaatccaaattcacaatggaaaaaaatgtttggaatgtggcaaacaattcatgCAGAAAAGGGATCTTAATAAGCATATgaagattcacactggagaaaaacctatTTGTTGCCCTGAATGTGGTAAGCCATTCTCAACGAGTAGgcatcttcagaggcacagaaaaatccacacaggagaCAAACCTCATTGTTGCCCTGAATGTGGTAAGCCATTCTCAACGAGTAGCCATCTTCAGAgccacagaagaatccacacaggagaaaaaccttattgttgtctagaatgtggcaaacaattttctgACAAGCGTAGTTTTCAAAGGCACACAAAAAGTCATACTGGAGAGAATCCATATTGCTGTTCTCTATGTGGAAATAggttttttaagtttagctgtttTCGAGTACACTTACAAACCCACACTAAAGACAAAGTGCAGTATatatgttctgaatgtggcaaatgttATGCACACCATAAAAGTTTTTATAGACAcaccaaaatccatactgaagaaaaatctttttgctga